The proteins below are encoded in one region of Peptoniphilus sp. GNH:
- the ahpC gene encoding peroxiredoxin — MSLIGKKIPEFKTNGYNPKKEEFVTVSNKDFEGKWTVLMFYPADFTFVCPTELEDMQEQYKKLQELGVEVYSMSCDTHFVHKAWHDHSEAIGKLQYTMLADPHKSIARDFDVLDEEAGLAQRATFVIDPDGVIQTLEINADGIGRDASQVYDKIRAAQFVRKNPGEVCPAKWKESGKTLTPGLDLVGKI, encoded by the coding sequence ATGTCACTAATCGGAAAGAAAATTCCTGAGTTTAAAACTAATGGTTACAATCCCAAAAAAGAGGAGTTTGTAACAGTATCAAACAAAGATTTTGAAGGTAAATGGACAGTTCTGATGTTCTATCCAGCAGATTTTACTTTTGTTTGTCCTACTGAACTAGAAGACATGCAAGAACAATATAAAAAGTTGCAAGAACTTGGAGTAGAAGTTTATTCTATGTCTTGCGACACTCACTTTGTGCACAAGGCTTGGCATGATCATTCAGAAGCTATTGGAAAGTTGCAATACACCATGCTTGCAGATCCTCACAAGTCTATCGCTCGTGATTTTGACGTGCTGGATGAAGAAGCTGGTCTAGCTCAAAGGGCGACTTTTGTAATAGATCCAGACGGAGTTATCCAAACTCTTGAAATAAATGCTGATGGCATTGGTCGTGATGCAAGTCAAGTATATGACAAGATTCGTGCGGCTCAATTTGTTCGCAAAAACCCCGGAGAAGTTTGTCCTGCTAAGTGGAAGGAATCAGGAAAGACTTTGACACCTGGTTTGGATCTTGTAGGTAAGATTTAA
- a CDS encoding FprA family A-type flavoprotein, translated as MKNLLSQKIRDDLFYIGVNDRNTQLFEAMWPLPDGVAYNSYLVKGSKNILFDLVKETEQIDFFEKLREVLGPDEKIDYLIINHMEPDHTSGIVALLARYPDVKIITNKKALPFLKNFYDVEKNIDLVEDGQTIQLGDHDFTFYMTPMVHWPESMVAYEEKTKTLFSQDIFGGFGTLDGAIFDDQVEFDKYYLDETNRYFINIVGKYAQQAVKALEKLAPLEIKMICPDHGPIWRKNPKKIMEIYTSLAKQETEKGVAIIFGSMYGNTERMAQAVAKGVAEAGLTNIRMHDVSKTAQSYLLADCWKYKGIILGSCSYNNNIFPVMGFLLQELKHQRMKNNIWGFFGSYSWNGGAMKEFKKFVEENKCNTLESFPEIQGSATDEELEELKNLGREMAKRILED; from the coding sequence ATGAAAAATTTATTATCACAAAAAATTAGAGATGACCTTTTTTATATTGGAGTAAATGACAGGAACACACAACTATTTGAAGCCATGTGGCCCCTGCCAGACGGAGTTGCCTATAATTCTTATCTTGTAAAGGGCAGCAAAAACATCCTATTTGACCTTGTCAAGGAAACAGAACAAATTGATTTTTTTGAAAAGCTAAGAGAAGTTTTGGGACCGGATGAAAAGATAGACTATCTAATAATAAATCACATGGAGCCAGACCACACATCGGGCATTGTTGCTCTACTAGCAAGATATCCAGATGTAAAAATCATCACCAATAAAAAGGCTCTTCCATTTTTGAAAAACTTCTATGATGTTGAAAAAAATATTGACCTTGTAGAAGATGGTCAAACCATCCAACTTGGAGATCATGACTTCACCTTCTATATGACACCCATGGTTCACTGGCCTGAATCAATGGTGGCTTACGAAGAAAAGACCAAGACTTTATTTTCCCAAGACATATTCGGAGGTTTTGGAACTCTGGATGGAGCTATCTTTGATGATCAAGTTGAATTTGACAAGTACTATTTAGACGAAACAAACAGATATTTTATAAACATTGTGGGCAAGTATGCTCAACAAGCTGTTAAAGCTTTGGAAAAATTAGCTCCTCTTGAAATAAAAATGATTTGCCCTGACCATGGCCCTATTTGGAGAAAAAATCCTAAGAAAATCATGGAAATTTATACAAGTCTTGCCAAGCAAGAAACTGAAAAAGGGGTTGCTATAATTTTTGGTTCCATGTATGGAAACACTGAAAGAATGGCTCAAGCTGTAGCCAAGGGGGTGGCTGAAGCAGGCCTTACAAATATAAGAATGCACGATGTTTCAAAGACTGCTCAATCATATCTACTTGCAGACTGCTGGAAATACAAGGGAATAATCCTAGGATCTTGCTCCTACAACAACAATATTTTCCCTGTAATGGGCTTCTTGCTACAAGAACTCAAGCACCAAAGAATGAAAAATAATATTTGGGGATTTTTCGGATCCTATTCTTGGAATGGCGGAGCAATGAAAGAATTTAAAAAATTTGTAGAAGAAAATAAGTGCAACACTCTAGAAAGCTTCCCAGAAATTCAAGGCTCTGCTACAGATGAAGAATTAGAAGAATTAAAAAATCTTGGCAGAGAAATGGCAAAGAGAATACTAGAGGACTAA
- a CDS encoding tRNA 2-thiocytidine biosynthesis TtcA family protein, with the protein MIKTYRKDLWVKFIKAVNKYELVEENDKIAVAISGGKDSLTLAKLFQELKKHGKKKFELEFIAMDPGYKSENRKRLEDNCKKMGIPVKVHDSDIFEVANKVAGERPCYMCARMRRGNLYAKAKELGCNKLALGHHMDDVVETILLNIIFSANFKTMMPKLRSENFEDMELIRPMYFIEEESVRRYMRHIGIEALDCACSITEKKQGNMRFFVKSLIEDLEKVNKNVKISIFRSAENVNLDAITGFIKAGQKHEFLEFY; encoded by the coding sequence TTGATTAAAACTTACAGAAAAGATTTGTGGGTCAAGTTTATCAAGGCGGTAAATAAATATGAACTGGTAGAAGAAAATGACAAAATTGCAGTTGCGATTTCTGGTGGCAAGGACTCTTTGACTCTTGCTAAGCTTTTTCAAGAACTAAAAAAGCACGGCAAAAAGAAATTTGAACTTGAATTTATAGCTATGGATCCAGGCTACAAGTCTGAAAACAGAAAAAGGTTGGAGGACAATTGCAAGAAGATGGGTATTCCTGTTAAGGTTCACGATTCAGATATTTTCGAAGTGGCAAACAAGGTCGCTGGGGAAAGACCCTGTTATATGTGTGCTCGCATGAGAAGGGGCAATCTCTATGCCAAGGCTAAGGAGCTTGGTTGCAATAAGCTTGCTCTTGGCCATCATATGGATGATGTTGTAGAAACAATTCTTTTAAATATTATTTTTTCTGCAAATTTTAAGACCATGATGCCCAAACTAAGAAGCGAAAACTTTGAAGACATGGAGCTTATAAGACCCATGTATTTTATCGAGGAAGAATCTGTCCGAAGGTACATGAGACATATAGGCATAGAGGCTCTGGACTGTGCTTGTTCAATCACAGAAAAAAAGCAAGGAAATATGAGATTTTTTGTAAAAAGTCTTATAGAGGATTTGGAAAAGGTAAACAAAAATGTAAAAATTTCCATTTTTAGATCAGCTGAAAATGTCAATTTGGATGCCATTACAGGCTTTATTAAGGCCGGCCAAAAGCATGAATTTTTAGAATTTTATTAG
- a CDS encoding alpha/beta hydrolase, with amino-acid sequence MREFYFENKGQKIHGCAFEVENPRTSLMIIHGISEHIKRYEDFAEFLNEKGISVYGIDLRGHGQSVRSERGLGDFYSYDFLDDIVDDLRRVFESMPRDKARFILGHSMGSFILKYYMASYDDMDGAIFSGTGSLKEVEARGLGLIAKLICLGGNKKRSQVLNSLLMGRYSRAIKNRKTDLDWLSYDEDNVKSFAEDPYCGKALTNRSYKVFSKAMLKIINADYKNTRKDLPLGFYSGAEDPVGDFAKGVHQEIKRFKHEGFENIRAKIYDKMRHEILNEREKRIVYYDILNFMEDLI; translated from the coding sequence ATGAGAGAATTTTACTTTGAAAACAAGGGGCAAAAGATACATGGCTGCGCCTTTGAGGTGGAAAATCCAAGGACAAGCCTAATGATTATTCATGGGATTAGTGAACATATAAAAAGATACGAGGACTTTGCCGAGTTTTTAAATGAGAAGGGAATTTCAGTCTATGGAATAGACCTAAGAGGTCATGGACAGAGTGTGCGTTCAGAAAGAGGCTTGGGAGACTTTTATTCATATGATTTTTTAGACGACATAGTAGATGATTTAAGAAGGGTCTTTGAAAGTATGCCAAGGGACAAGGCGAGGTTTATCTTGGGTCACTCTATGGGGTCTTTTATATTGAAATACTACATGGCAAGCTATGATGACATGGACGGAGCCATATTTTCTGGAACTGGCAGTTTGAAGGAAGTGGAGGCTAGAGGTCTTGGTCTTATTGCCAAGCTAATTTGCCTTGGAGGAAATAAAAAGAGGTCGCAAGTTTTAAATAGTCTGCTAATGGGAAGATACTCAAGGGCTATCAAGAATCGAAAGACTGATTTGGATTGGCTTTCCTATGATGAGGACAATGTGAAATCTTTTGCCGAGGACCCCTATTGCGGCAAGGCTCTTACCAATAGATCTTATAAAGTTTTTTCTAAAGCAATGCTAAAAATAATAAATGCAGACTATAAAAACACGAGAAAAGACCTACCTCTTGGATTTTATTCAGGAGCAGAAGATCCGGTAGGAGATTTTGCAAAAGGTGTGCACCAAGAAATAAAGAGATTCAAACACGAGGGATTTGAAAATATAAGGGCAAAAATATACGATAAGATGCGCCACGAAATTTTAAATGAAAGAGAAAAGCGTATAGTCTATTATGATATTTTAAATTTTATGGAAGATCTTATATAA
- a CDS encoding beta-eliminating lyase-related protein, whose protein sequence is MFLNDYNDLAHPKVMEELLKIQKGHPGYGRDKLTDDAINYIKRDLETKDAGIYFIPGGTMTNILVAEAVLRPYEAILAAETAHIEGHEAGSIEALGHKILSIKTEDGKLFAKQVRNFSRTFKNDYQVKPGMVYISNTSEVGTYYSKNELTDLFRVCEQEGLFLFIDGARLSVAMAKAGIKAKDMKNLCHGFSFGATKNGALFGEALVFFKEDLGLDFRRIMKRRGAMMAKGFLLGSQFKTLFEDGLYYENGRIAQDMADYLIMGLENLAIKFAEKPQTNQIFIELDKKIVDELKLNYDFEIVKDEMSQNIIRLVTNYTSTREEINEFLQELATLLGQDLDRGLLKKSLKKNLATLCFEYDNLKTSAILGALEENKIYYEIKSEKNPNSLGVYVETGSSSSSFPTEILVDEEDFERADEIYRNLFARA, encoded by the coding sequence ATGTTTTTGAACGATTATAACGACTTGGCCCATCCCAAAGTTATGGAAGAACTTTTAAAAATTCAAAAAGGACATCCTGGCTATGGAAGGGATAAATTAACAGATGATGCTATCAATTACATAAAAAGAGATTTGGAAACAAAAGACGCTGGAATCTACTTTATCCCAGGAGGAACAATGACAAACATCTTGGTTGCGGAAGCTGTTTTGAGACCTTACGAGGCTATCTTGGCGGCAGAAACAGCTCATATAGAGGGTCATGAAGCCGGCTCCATAGAAGCTCTTGGACACAAGATTTTAAGTATAAAAACAGAGGATGGCAAACTTTTTGCGAAACAGGTGAGAAATTTTTCGAGAACTTTCAAAAATGATTACCAAGTAAAACCCGGCATGGTATATATTTCAAACACTAGTGAAGTGGGAACTTATTATAGCAAAAATGAGCTGACAGACCTCTTTAGAGTGTGCGAGCAGGAGGGACTTTTTCTTTTTATAGACGGGGCAAGGCTTTCTGTTGCAATGGCAAAGGCGGGCATTAAAGCTAAGGATATGAAAAATCTTTGCCATGGATTTTCTTTTGGGGCGACCAAGAATGGAGCGCTTTTTGGCGAGGCGCTTGTATTTTTTAAAGAGGACTTGGGCCTTGATTTCAGGCGGATTATGAAAAGAAGAGGGGCTATGATGGCAAAGGGATTTTTGCTTGGCAGCCAATTCAAAACACTTTTCGAAGACGGACTTTATTATGAAAATGGAAGAATCGCTCAAGATATGGCTGACTATTTGATTATGGGCCTTGAAAATTTGGCAATCAAATTCGCAGAAAAACCTCAGACAAATCAGATTTTTATAGAGCTGGATAAGAAAATAGTAGATGAACTCAAGCTAAATTATGACTTTGAAATAGTAAAAGATGAGATGAGCCAAAACATAATAAGGCTGGTGACAAATTACACAAGCACGAGAGAAGAAATAAATGAATTTTTACAAGAACTTGCGACTTTGTTGGGTCAAGACCTGGACAGGGGGCTTTTAAAAAAGAGCCTAAAAAAGAATTTGGCGACCCTGTGCTTTGAATATGACAACTTAAAAACTTCTGCCATCTTGGGAGCCTTGGAAGAAAATAAAATCTACTATGAAATAAAAAGCGAAAAGAACCCCAATTCTCTAGGTGTTTATGTGGAGACGGGCTCATCTAGTTCATCTTTTCCGACAGAAATTTTAGTAGATGAAGAAGATTTTGAAAGAGCTGATGAAATTTATAGAAATTTGTTTGCGAGGGCATGA
- a CDS encoding aminotransferase class I/II-fold pyridoxal phosphate-dependent enzyme gives MKAEKHGANLFELSKHLGADIKDFSDFSSNINPLGISPRAKDFLMKNPDLLSLYPDPSYADLKRAISSYTGSSFDNIILGQGATELTKNYITLLNPRKGLIFEPSYSEYEKNLSDISCQIFKYRLKKEDNFKAHVDELIELINSNEIELFVFANPNNPTGLRLDLAEIEKILNKTRAKLLVDECYQEFSDSLPATRLVDKYPNLFVVRGSSKFFAAPGIRLGYGLSSDELIKKSMENFSYLWSINIVADQVGQIMFKDKSYIDETYKFIKKEKAYFYKELDKIKALKAYKSDSNFILVEILGDFTSYEIREYLLRRLLIVRDCAGFRLGDKFFRFCILTESENRRLIKEIKEFLKVKG, from the coding sequence ATGAAAGCAGAAAAACATGGCGCCAACTTATTCGAACTCTCCAAGCATCTCGGAGCCGATATAAAAGATTTTTCTGATTTTTCGTCAAATATAAATCCCCTGGGTATCAGTCCAAGGGCCAAGGACTTTTTGATGAAAAATCCAGATTTGTTGTCCCTTTATCCAGATCCTTCTTATGCAGATCTCAAAAGGGCAATCTCATCATATACAGGCTCTAGCTTTGATAACATCATCTTGGGTCAAGGTGCCACAGAACTTACCAAAAACTACATAACACTTCTAAATCCTCGCAAGGGGCTTATTTTTGAGCCATCTTATTCTGAATATGAAAAGAATCTTTCAGACATATCTTGTCAGATTTTTAAATACAGATTGAAAAAAGAAGACAATTTCAAGGCCCATGTAGATGAGCTTATAGAGCTTATAAATTCTAATGAAATTGAGCTTTTCGTCTTTGCAAATCCCAATAACCCCACTGGACTTAGGCTCGACTTGGCTGAAATAGAAAAAATTCTAAATAAAACAAGGGCCAAGCTCTTAGTAGACGAATGTTACCAAGAATTCTCAGACTCTCTTCCAGCAACTAGACTTGTCGATAAATATCCAAACCTCTTTGTGGTAAGGGGCAGCTCCAAATTTTTTGCAGCTCCCGGCATTAGACTGGGATACGGTTTGAGTTCAGATGAGCTTATTAAAAAATCTATGGAGAATTTCTCCTATCTTTGGTCAATAAATATAGTCGCCGACCAAGTCGGTCAGATCATGTTTAAAGATAAAAGTTACATAGATGAAACTTACAAATTCATAAAAAAAGAAAAGGCTTATTTTTACAAAGAGCTTGATAAAATCAAAGCTCTCAAGGCCTATAAATCAGATTCCAACTTTATACTTGTAGAAATTCTTGGAGATTTCACTTCATATGAAATCAGAGAATATCTTCTAAGACGTCTTTTGATTGTAAGAGATTGTGCCGGTTTTAGACTCGGAGACAAATTTTTCAGATTTTGCATACTTACAGAGTCTGAAAACAGAAGACTGATAAAAGAAATTAAAGAATTTTTAAAAGTTAAAGGATGA
- a CDS encoding multidrug transporter codes for MVKVRKRFFKYVIPSIMALVLFSLYSMVDGFFVANYVSEMALSAVNISLPYVSLLFAISTIFAIGAQTFCGVYLGRGEKEKADLVFSQTLFSVFFISIFFTLFCFVFSSKIASLLGARGELLSLVLEYLKIIIAFGPFFIISYNLEVLVKVDGFPNLSIIGVLGAAITNIVLDYLFVAVWSFGLRGAALATGISQVLSTVFFAWHFVFGASSLKLRPFSFDSTLLKRSCHLGIGGFISEIGFGFTVFLYNIFIIDFLGENYVPTFTVIAYISQLTAMSFAGIIQGMGPLVSKAYGKKDRKTYINLLKLGLLCVLAFSLLSIFLLETFGVNILCLFLEDDLDHILISVRALEKYSLAFLFMGYNILISGFMSALVEANKSLIINLSRSLVMIFLALKITSGIDPELIWYSSVLSEAATLLISGFLLTRTFVKNQNRDKNKENNKEKSPA; via the coding sequence TTGGTTAAGGTAAGAAAAAGATTTTTTAAGTACGTCATTCCTTCGATTATGGCACTAGTGCTCTTTTCTCTCTACTCCATGGTAGACGGATTTTTCGTTGCGAATTACGTATCGGAAATGGCCCTTTCAGCAGTAAATATCTCTCTTCCCTATGTGAGTCTTCTCTTTGCAATATCTACGATTTTTGCCATAGGAGCTCAAACTTTTTGCGGCGTTTATCTGGGCAGGGGAGAGAAGGAAAAAGCTGACTTGGTCTTTTCTCAAACTCTGTTTTCTGTCTTTTTCATCTCTATATTTTTTACATTATTTTGCTTTGTTTTTTCAAGTAAAATTGCAAGTCTGCTCGGAGCAAGAGGAGAACTTTTAAGCCTCGTCCTCGAATATTTAAAGATTATAATAGCCTTTGGCCCATTTTTTATAATCTCCTACAATCTCGAGGTCTTGGTCAAGGTCGATGGCTTTCCAAATCTTTCCATAATAGGAGTGCTTGGTGCTGCCATCACCAATATAGTCCTAGACTATCTCTTCGTTGCAGTTTGGTCTTTTGGACTAAGAGGGGCAGCCCTAGCTACTGGTATCTCCCAAGTCTTATCCACAGTTTTTTTCGCTTGGCACTTTGTCTTTGGAGCATCCAGCTTAAAACTTAGACCCTTCTCATTTGACTCAACTCTTTTAAAGAGGTCGTGCCATTTGGGAATCGGCGGTTTCATATCAGAAATTGGCTTTGGATTTACTGTCTTTTTATACAACATTTTCATAATAGATTTTCTTGGAGAAAACTATGTGCCAACCTTTACAGTAATAGCATATATAAGCCAACTAACAGCCATGTCCTTTGCAGGAATAATACAGGGCATGGGACCCCTGGTCTCCAAAGCCTATGGCAAAAAAGATAGGAAAACTTATATAAATTTGTTAAAGCTCGGACTCTTGTGCGTCTTGGCCTTTAGTCTGCTTTCAATATTTCTACTAGAAACTTTTGGCGTCAACATCCTCTGTCTTTTCTTGGAAGACGATCTAGACCACATCTTGATATCTGTAAGAGCTCTTGAAAAATATTCTCTGGCATTTTTATTCATGGGCTACAATATCTTGATCTCCGGTTTCATGTCGGCCCTTGTAGAGGCAAATAAATCACTTATAATAAACCTCTCCAGGTCTTTAGTCATGATTTTCTTGGCGCTTAAAATAACATCAGGAATAGATCCCGAACTCATCTGGTATTCCAGCGTCCTTTCAGAAGCGGCGACCCTTTTGATTTCAGGATTTTTACTGACGAGAACTTTTGTCAAAAATCAAAATAGAGATAAAAATAAAGAAAACAACAAAGAAAAATCCCCGGCATAG
- the rsmG gene encoding 16S rRNA (guanine(527)-N(7))-methyltransferase RsmG: protein MEFKEGLRSLGLCEDIDFLSFEKYKDYLLEKNKEFNITRITEESEIYSKHFLDSLSLMTLGIFDGKKSLIDIGTGGGFPGLPLKIYKKDLDVVLMDSLKKRINFLEEVCNLLKLENIKCIHHRAEEMAREDIYREKFDIATSRAVASLPTLLEYAMGFVKVGGYFVAMKGPNFHEELQDSKRAIEELGGVLQDVKEIEIEDFYRSLILVKKVKPTPKKYPRAGGKPKKAPIK, encoded by the coding sequence ATGGAATTTAAAGAGGGTCTTAGGAGCTTGGGGCTTTGCGAGGACATAGATTTTTTGAGTTTTGAAAAATACAAAGATTACCTCTTGGAAAAGAACAAGGAGTTTAATATAACTAGAATCACTGAAGAGTCGGAGATTTATTCTAAACATTTTTTAGATTCTTTGAGCCTTATGACTCTTGGAATTTTTGATGGCAAAAAGTCCTTGATTGACATTGGAACTGGCGGAGGTTTCCCCGGATTGCCACTTAAAATTTACAAAAAGGACTTGGATGTGGTGCTGATGGATTCTTTAAAAAAGAGGATAAATTTTCTAGAGGAAGTTTGCAATCTTTTAAAGCTTGAAAATATTAAGTGCATCCACCACAGGGCAGAGGAGATGGCAAGAGAAGATATTTACAGGGAGAAGTTTGATATAGCAACTTCCAGAGCGGTCGCATCTTTGCCAACTCTTTTGGAATATGCCATGGGCTTTGTGAAAGTCGGGGGATATTTTGTTGCTATGAAGGGGCCCAATTTTCACGAGGAGCTTCAAGATTCGAAAAGAGCCATAGAGGAGCTTGGAGGAGTTTTACAAGATGTAAAGGAAATAGAGATTGAAGATTTTTATAGAAGTCTTATACTTGTAAAAAAGGTAAAACCAACTCCTAAAAAGTATCCAAGAGCTGGTGGCAAGCCCAAGAAGGCACCTATAAAGTAG
- the mnmG gene encoding tRNA uridine-5-carboxymethylaminomethyl(34) synthesis enzyme MnmG, with protein MDVKNYRVRDYDVIVVGAGHAGAEAGLAAARMGLDTLILTMNLDSVVAMSCNPNIGGTGKGHLVREIDALGGEMAKNIDKTFIQSRMLNTSKGPAVHSLRVQADKRRYHDEMKRTIERQKNLSLRQAEVVEVLVEDGICKGVRTRTGAIYGAKAVVLATGTYLRGRVYMGELNYSSGPDGMMAANYLSDSLEGLGMELMRFKTGTPARVLKSSINYEGMEVQKGDEKVVPFSFLNFNKDMNKEQVDCYLTYTSPECHQIIRDNLSRSALYLGDIKGLGPRYCPSIEDKVVRFADKEKHQVFLEPEGLSTDEIYVQGVSSSLPEEIQVELYKKIEGLENVEFMRSAYAIEYDAIDATVLKRSLEHMEIENLFFAGQINGSSGYEEAGAQGLIAGINAALKVEGRAPFIMDRSEGYIGVLIDDLVTKGTKEPYRMMTARAEYRLSLRQDNADLRLTEIGHELGLVDEERYSLFKERKSKIEAELKRLEEVFISPNEKNNALIESLGSTRLNNGLSLKELIRRPELGYREVACLDYDRPELAQDVIDQVEISIKYEGYIKKQEEQMRKFKKIENKKLDVDFDYESVHGLRNEAREKLQKIRPESIGQASRITGVSPADINVLMIHLEKLRRQNGI; from the coding sequence ATGGATGTAAAAAATTATCGTGTAAGAGATTATGATGTGATAGTTGTGGGGGCTGGTCATGCTGGAGCGGAGGCAGGGCTTGCTGCTGCTAGGATGGGGCTTGATACTCTAATTTTGACTATGAATTTGGATTCGGTTGTGGCTATGAGTTGCAATCCTAATATAGGCGGCACTGGCAAGGGCCATTTGGTAAGAGAGATTGATGCTTTGGGCGGAGAGATGGCAAAAAACATCGATAAGACTTTTATTCAGTCTAGAATGCTCAACACTTCTAAGGGGCCTGCTGTGCATTCTTTGAGGGTGCAGGCTGACAAGAGGCGCTACCATGACGAGATGAAAAGAACTATTGAAAGACAAAAAAATTTGAGCCTGCGTCAAGCGGAGGTTGTGGAAGTGCTTGTTGAGGATGGCATTTGCAAGGGTGTCAGAACGAGGACAGGAGCAATCTATGGTGCCAAGGCTGTGGTGCTTGCTACTGGAACTTATCTAAGGGGCAGGGTTTATATGGGTGAGTTAAATTACTCTTCGGGGCCTGATGGCATGATGGCTGCAAATTATTTATCCGACTCTTTGGAAGGCCTTGGCATGGAGCTTATGAGATTTAAAACTGGAACTCCTGCGAGGGTTTTGAAGTCTTCTATAAATTATGAGGGGATGGAGGTCCAAAAGGGTGATGAGAAGGTAGTACCTTTTTCTTTTTTGAATTTCAATAAGGATATGAATAAGGAGCAAGTGGATTGCTATTTGACTTATACTAGCCCGGAGTGCCACCAAATAATAAGGGACAATTTGTCTAGATCTGCTCTTTATTTGGGGGACATCAAGGGTTTGGGACCCAGATACTGTCCTTCTATTGAGGACAAGGTCGTGAGATTTGCAGACAAGGAAAAGCATCAGGTTTTTTTGGAGCCGGAAGGTCTTTCTACTGATGAAATTTATGTGCAAGGGGTGTCTTCGTCTTTGCCAGAGGAGATTCAAGTTGAGTTGTATAAGAAAATCGAGGGCTTGGAAAATGTTGAGTTTATGAGATCTGCCTATGCGATTGAATATGATGCGATTGATGCGACTGTTTTAAAGAGAAGTTTGGAACACATGGAAATTGAAAATCTCTTTTTTGCTGGTCAAATAAATGGCTCGTCTGGGTATGAAGAGGCAGGGGCCCAGGGGCTTATTGCTGGAATAAATGCTGCTCTTAAAGTGGAGGGCAGGGCTCCTTTTATTATGGATAGGTCCGAGGGCTATATAGGAGTGCTTATTGATGACTTGGTGACTAAGGGTACCAAGGAGCCTTATAGGATGATGACAGCTAGGGCAGAGTATAGACTTTCTCTTAGACAAGATAATGCTGATTTGAGACTTACCGAGATAGGTCATGAGCTGGGCTTGGTGGATGAAGAAAGGTATAGCCTTTTTAAAGAGAGAAAAAGTAAAATTGAAGCCGAGCTAAAGAGGTTGGAGGAAGTTTTTATAAGTCCTAACGAAAAGAACAATGCCCTTATAGAATCTTTGGGTTCTACAAGATTAAATAATGGACTTAGCTTGAAGGAGCTTATCAGAAGACCTGAGCTTGGTTATAGGGAAGTTGCTTGTCTTGATTATGATAGGCCGGAGCTTGCCCAAGATGTAATTGATCAGGTTGAGATTTCTATCAAGTATGAAGGATATATAAAAAAGCAAGAAGAACAGATGCGCAAATTCAAAAAGATTGAAAACAAGAAGTTGGATGTGGATTTTGATTATGAGTCTGTGCATGGGCTAAGAAATGAAGCCAGAGAAAAGCTACAAAAGATAAGGCCGGAGTCGATAGGTCAGGCTTCTAGAATCACTGGAGTTTCTCCTGCTGATATAAATGTGCTTATGATACATCTGGAAAAATTAAGGAGACAAAATGGAATTTAA